From the Euphorbia lathyris chromosome 6, ddEupLath1.1, whole genome shotgun sequence genome, one window contains:
- the LOC136234054 gene encoding serine/threonine/tyrosine-protein kinase HT1: protein MAFSSCFHAFRRSKSKPLTIPSSSRNSEMENMDKKRFDSLESWSMILESENVEGWEVSKEDQEEWTADLSQLFIGNKFASGAHSRIYRGIYKQRAVAVKMVRIPSQNEDTRTLLEQQFKSEVALLSRLFHPNIVQFIAACKRPPVYCIITEYMSQGTLRMYLNKKEPYSLSTETILRLALDISRGMEYLHSQGVIHRDLKSNNLLLNDEMRVKVADFGTSCLETQCRETKGNKGTYRWMAPEMIKEKPYTRKVDVYSFGIVLWELTTALLPFQGMTPVQAAFAVAEKNDRPPLPASCQPALAHLIKRCWAANPAKRPDFSYIVSALEKYDECVKEGLPLTSHPGMSSRNVILERLKGCVSMNSSSIPVHA, encoded by the exons ATGGCGTTTTCATCGTGTTTTCATGCGTTCCGAAGATCAAAGAGCAAGCCATTGACGATTCCATCATCATCGAGGAACTCAGAAATGGAGAACATGGATAAGAAGAGATTTGACAGCTTGGAATCATGGTCTATGATATTGGAATCGGAAAATGTTGAGGGTTGGGAGGTTTCTAAGGAGGATCAGGAGGAATGGACGGCGGATCTTTCTCAGCTATTTATAGGGAATAAGTTTGCGTCTGGTGCTCATAGTAGGATTTATCGGGGGATTTATAAACAGAGAGCTGTTGCTGTAAAAATGGTTAGGATTCCTAGTCAGAATGAAGATACGAGAACTTTGCTTGAACAGCAGTTTAAATCTGAAGTTGCTTTGCTTTCTCGGCTTTTTCATCCTAATATAGTCCAG TTCATTGCAGCGTGTAAAAGGCCGCCCGTGTACTGTATAATAACGGAATACATGTCTCAAGGAACTCTGAGGATGTACCTGAACAAGAAAGAGCCGTACTCTCTTTCAACCGAAACAATACTCAGGTTAGCTCTCGATATCTCACGAGGAATGGAGTATCTTCATTCACAAGGCGTGATCCACCGAGATCTCAAATCAAATAATTTGCTTTTAAATGATGAAATGCGGGTTAAGGTAGCAGATTTTGGTACATCTTGTTTAGAAACACAATGTCGCGAAACCAAAGGAAACAAAGGAACTTATCGTTGGATGGCGCCCGAGATGATCAAGGAAAAACCTTATACTCGAAAAGTCGATGTGTATAGTTTTGGAATCGTGTTATGGGAGCTTACTACAGCATTGCTGCCTTTTCAAGGCATGACTCCTGTACAGGCTGCTTTTGCGGTGGCCGAAAAG AACGATCGGCCTCCATTGCCCGCAAGTTGTCAACCGGCACTAGCACACTTGATAAAGCGATGTTGGGCAGCGAATCCAGCAAAGAGACCGGACTTCAGTTACATAGTTTCGGCTTTAGAGAAGTACGACGAATGCGTGAAAGAGGGTCTTCCTCTAACTTCACACCCCGGAATGTCAAGCCGAAACGTGATCCTTGAACGTTTGAAAGGCTGTGTATCGATGAACTCTTCGTCTATACCTGTACATGCATAG